CAAGCTGTAGATCTGCTGCGCAGTCATTTCCAGGCCCAGACGGTCGGTTTCACCTTGAACCACTTGGCTGAACTCGATCTGCATCCGGCGAGGCAGGCAAATGCCATATTCCTGTTCCAGCAAGTAAGCGATGCCGCCTTTACCTGATTGGCTGTTGACCCGAATCACTGCCTCATAGCTACGGCCGATGTCAGCGGGATCAATTGGCAGGTAAGGCACTTCCCACAAGGTGTCTGGCTGTTGCTGAGTGAAACCTTTACGAATCGCGTCTTGGTGCGACCCGGAGAACGCCGTGTGCACCAAGTCGCCCACATACGGATGGCGCGGGTGAACCGGAATCTGGTTGCACTCTTCGACGACTTTGCGCACGCCATCAATATCAGAGAAGTCCAATTGTGGGTTGATGCCTTGGGTATAGAGGTTCAGTGCCACGGTGACCAGATCGACATTGCCGGTGCGCTCGCCGTTACCGAACAGGCAGCCTTCGACGCGATCAGCGCCGGCCATCAGGCCCAATTCAGTGGCTGCGACGCCGGTGCCACGGTCGTTGTGGGTGTGCAGGCTTATCAGCACGCTGTCGCGACGGTTGATATGACGGCCGAACCACTCGATTTGATCCGCGTAAATGTTAGGTGTCGCCACTTCAACAGTGGCTGGCAGGTTAAGGATGACCTTGTTCTGCGGCGTCGGATTCCATACTTCGATCACCGCGTCACACACTTCTTTGGCGAACTCGAGTTCAGTGGCGCTGAAGGTTTCCGGCGAGTACTCAAAGGTCCACTGCGTCTCTGGCTGCTCGGCGGCAAACTTGACGAACAATTTGGCGGCGCTGACAGCGATCTCTTTTACCCCGGCTTTGTCCTGATTGAAGACAATGCGGCGGAACGACGGCGAGGTGGCGTTATACAGATGAACGATGGCTTTCTTCGCACCGCGCAGTGATTCAAAGGTGCGTGCAATCAAGTCTTCACGGCCCTGGGTCAGCACCTGAATGGTGGTGTCATCCGGAATGTGATTGCCTTCGATCAGGGTACGAACGAAATCAAAGTCGGTTTGCGATGCGGCCGGGAACGATGCTTCAATTTCCTTGACGCCCACCGCGACCAGGGTCTTCCAGAATCGCAGCTTTTTAACTGCGTCCATCGGCTCGATCAGCGACTGATTGCCATCGCGAAGGTCGGAGCTGCACCAGATAGGCGCCATGGTAATAGTCTTCGACGGCCAGGTACGATCAGGCAGATCAATGGTTGGGAACGCGCGGTACTTGGTCGATGGATCGTTGAGCATCGTCATTGGGAAATCCTTTTTTGTTCGGGCCGGAAAGAGGCGGCCTACCGTTGAAATGGAAGAGCGAGCTGAGGCATAGCGTTTAGCGTGGCAGTCGTGAACTGACGAGGCTAAGGCAGCTGTGTTGACGCAGTAGAATGAGGGTGTTTGGCGTTTTCATACCGCCAACCGTAACCATTGAGATTGAAGTTGGCAAGCAGTGCTGAAAAATTGAGATAAGTTCTCTATTTTTCGATTTTTAACGAATTTCATAGCGCAATTTTGGCGCAAGCTGCGGTGTTATTGCGCATTTGATAAAGCAGCTGCATGTTTCTGCGGCGCAGTAGTTCATATAGGTCAGGACTGCTTGGAGTCATCAACGCCGAAACGCCCCAATGAAAATAACCGGATTTAGATCAATCCAAAAGGGAAAGGGTGACCGGTGCCAAATGGTTATCTTCGACCCGTACGTGCAGTTCACCTTCACCGAGCCGCGCCGTTAGTCGCTGCCCGTTATGAGTTTGTTCGGCGCTGCGAATCGCGTGACCGCGCTCATCAAGCAAAATGCTGTAACCACGGCTCAAGGTCGCCAGCGGACTGACCACGTGCAAAGTCTGCACCTGACTTTGGAGCTGTAAACGACGGTTTTTAAGCATTTCACGCATGGCACGCGGCAGGCGTTCGGAAAGACCGTCCAGCCGTTGCTTCAAAAAGGCCAGGGTGCGCCCAGGATGTTGCGCCGCAAGACGGGTCTCCAGATGGGCCAGGCGTACTGCGCGTTTATGCGCGTGCTGTTCGAAGGCTCGACGTAGACGCATGTCCAAATCATCCAGACGCTGTGCTTGTTGGCGCAGACGTTCGCCAGGATGACGCAAGCGTCTAGACATGTCTTCCAGACGTAGGCGATCACGCATCAGCCGGTCTTGAATGCGTGCCACCAAGCGGCGCTTCAGACTATCAACTCGCCTATATAAGTCATTGGAGTCCGGGGCTAGCAGCTCTGCGGCGGCCGATGGGGTGGGCGCACGCACGTCCGCCACGAAATCACTGATTGAGACATCGGTTTCGTGTCCGACAGCGCTGACGATAGGGGTCACACAGGCGTCGATGGCGCGGGCCACGGCTTCTTCGTTAAAGCACCATAAGTCTTCCAGTGATCCACCGCCTCGGGCCAGGATCAGGGCGTCAAAACCTTGGGCGTCGGCCAGCTTTAGCGCTCGGACTATCTGCGCAATCGCCTCGCGGCCTTGCACCGCAGTGGGAATCAACGTCAGCCGGACCTGAGGCGCGCGGCGGCGAAACACGCTGATGATGTCGCGAATCACCGCGCCTGTGGGCGAGCTGATAATACCAATACGCTGTGGATGCAACGGCAGCGGCACTTTGCGTTCGGCGCTGAACAGGCCTTCGGCATTGAGCTTTTCTTTCAAGGCGTCGAAGGCCAGACGCAGGGCACCTTCGCCAGCGGGTTCAACCGTATCGAGAATCAGTTGATAGTCGCCACGTCCTTCAAACAGCGAGACCTTGCCCCGTACCCTTACCGCCAAGCCATCTTTCAATACCTGCCGAACCCGCACTGCGTTCTGCCGGAACAGCGCGCAACGCACTTGGGCGCCGCTATCCTTGAGGGTGAAATACACGTGGCCGGAGGCCGGGCGGGACAAGTTGGAGATTTCGCCCTCTACCCAGATATTGCTGAACACGTCCTCCAGCAGCACGCGCGCACGACCGTTGAGTTGGCTCACGGTAAGGACTTCTCGGTCGAGGCCGAGTCTTGCGAAGGGGTCTTTAATCATGACTGGCATGATACACGCAGCGGATGGGATCGCTAAACCAGGCCGTCAGCTCAAAATCTCTCCATAGCGCTGAACATTGCTAAAGTCAGCGCCCGTACTCAGGACGCTTATCTATGCCCCTTTCCGACATCGCTACATTGTTCAATCAGTTGGAATTCACGCCGCTGGATTGGTTGATTATAGAGGTGGGGGTAACGGCGGCTTACATCGTGTTTGGCATCGCCGGGTTTGGTACTGCGCTGATCGCCGGGCCGATCCTGATCAACTTCATGTCTCTGTCGCGGATCATTCCGTTGCTGGTGTTGCTGGATTTCATCGCAGCGTTCGGCAATCTGCTGCCTTCGCGCCAATCCGTGGTCAAAAGCGAATTGCTGCGCCTGCTGCCCTGCATGGCGATTGGTTGCACCCTTGGCGTGGTGTTTTTGCTTAACTTGAAAGCCAATGTGTTGCTGTTATTGATGGGGCTGTTCATCACCGCTTATGCGTTATATAGCCTATTGGTCAAAGTGCGCCCGGCTCAACTGGCGGCGGGGTGGGCGATACCGATGGGTACGGTGGGCGGATTGTTTGGGGCGCTGTTCGGCAGCGGCGGATTTTTATATGCGATCTACCTCAACAGCCGCTTGGGCTCCAAAGAACAAGTGCGGGCGACCCAGGCCGCGTTGATCAGTTGTAGCACCATAGTCCGTTTAAGCCTGTTTCTGATCGCGGGCGTATACGCTGAAGTTTCTTTATTTTTGCTGGCGACCTGTCTGTTTCCGGCCATGGTGCTGGGTTCGTGGACGGGCCGCTCGTTGAGCATGAAGCTGTCCCGTGAAACCTTCGTACGATTGATCATTTGGCTAGTATTGGCCAGCGGAATTGCGCTGATTGCCCGCTACATTTCCCTTTCGACCAGCACTTGACCTGATGCCGCGAGGGATTAAGCTGCCTTGTTCTTAACGCGTCGCAACAGGCAGTACCATGAATTCGCAGAGCATTATTGTCCCGAAAATCTCCACGCTGGCGGTTCACGAACCACGGGCGCGGGCTATTGTGCGCTGGTTGGTGCGCAAAAATATCATCGAAGAAGCGCCGACTACTTGCGGTCGAAGCGGCAATCGCATGGCCCACGCCATTGCGCCGGGCGCGGCCAATGTTGTGCTGCATCCTGAAGCGCTTCCCTTCAGCGAGCCAATCAACGGCTTGGAAATAATCACCCATCGCTGCATCTACACCCCGGCTAAGGGATTTCTTGAAGAGGCGGGCTGCGCCGAATGCCGTAAAGAAGTGGGTGAGGCGTTATTTGAAAGCCTTGAAGACTGGATGCCGGGGCGCACCGACAACTTCGTCTGCCCGGAATGCGGGCACGAAGACGACATCAACGGGTTCTTGTTCTTGCAGCCCTGCGCGTTTTCCAACCTGGGCTTTATCTTCAATAACTGGGCAGAAGCCGGGTTCCAGCAGAATTTCATCGACGAGTTCGCAGATTGGCTCGACAGTCCCGTGGCTTGGGTCAGGGTCGAGCTTTGACCCGGCCCCACACATACAAGGAGCCAACTTGTTGGCGAAGCGTTGTGTCAGACAGGCTGCACCAAGCCTCTCGCCAGAAAGTTGGCTCTATAGAGATCGGTGGCAGTGGTAAAAATAGCCTGAGGTTTACATTGAGCCGACAGGCATGTCTGGGTACAATGACGCGCTTCCAATTTCCCGCTCGGGAGCCCCCGCATGCTGCGTATCAGCCAAGAAGCTCTAACCTTCGACGACATTCTCCTAGTGCCCGGTTATTCCGAGGTACTTCCTAACGAAGTTAGTTTGAAGACACGTTTGACACGTGGCATCGAGCTGAACATTCCGCTGGTTTCTGCCGCAATGGATACCGTTACCGAAGCCCGATTGGCGATTGCCATGGCTCAGGAAGGCGGCATCGGCATTATCCATAAGAACATGACCATCGAGCAGCAAGCTGCCGAAGTGCGCAAGGTCAAGAAATTCGAAGCGGGTGTCGTCAAAGATCCGATCACCATCGAGGCGGACGCCACGGTTCGTGACCTGTTTGAACTGACACGCTTGCATAATATCTCCGGCGTACCGGTACTGCACCATGGCGACCTGGTCGGCATCGTGACGTCCCGCGACGTGCGCTTCGAAACCCGTCTGGATGCTACCGTTCGTGAAGTGATGACGCCAAAAGAGCGTTTGGTCACCGTCCGTGAAGGCGCCGACAAGTACGAAGTGCGCGATTTGCTGCACAAGCACCGCTTGGAAAAAGTCCTGATCGTCGACGCCAACTTCGCCCTTAAGGGCATGATGACCGTCAAGGACATCGAAAAAGCCAAGGCCTATCCGCTGGCGAGCAAAGATGACCAAGGTCGTCTTCGCGTTGGCGCAGCAGTCGGCACCGGCAAAGACACTGGCGAGCGCGTTGCAGCCCTGGTTCTGGCAGGTGTGGATGTGGTGGTGGTCGATACGGCCCACGGCCATTCCAAAGGCGTGATTGATCGCGTCCGTTGGGTTAAAGAGAATTTCCCTGAAGTACAGGTCGTTGGCGGCAACATTGCCACGGGCGCTGCTGCCAAGGCATTGGTTGCTGCTGGCGCCGATGCGGTAAAGGTTGGCATCGGTCCAGGCTCCATTTGCACTACTCGCATCGTTGCCGGTGTAGGCGTGCCGCAAATCAGCGCCATCGCCAACGTTGCTGCAGCCCTTGAAGGCACCGGTGTTCCATTGATCGCCGATGGCGGCATCCGTTATTCGGGTGACCTGTCCAAAGCCATCGTCGCAGGTGCTTCCTGCGTCATGATGGGCTCGATGTTCGCTGGTACCGAAGAGGCTCCGGGCGAAATCGAACTGTTCCAGGGCCGCTCGTACAAGGCTTACCGCGGTATGGGGTCGCTAGGCGCCATGTCCCAGGCGCAAGGCTCTTCCGACCGCTACTTCCAGGATTCTTCAGAAGGCGCCGAGAAGCTGGTGCCGGAAGGTATCGAAGGCCGAGTCGCCTACAAAGGCTCGCTCTCGGCTATCGTTCACCAACTGATGGGCGGCCTGCGATCGTCGATGGGTTACACCGGCAGCGCCGACATTGAAGAGATGCGCACCAAGCCAGAATTCGTGCGTATTACCGGTGCTGGAATGGCTGAATCCCACGTCCACGACGTGCAGATCACCAAAGAAGCGCCGAACTACCGCGTCGGCTAAAAGCGCTGTTTAGCTGTTCCTGTGGGACCGAGTAAATTCGGTCCCACAATCTATCCGGGGCTGCTAGCAGCCCCGTGTTGTTCCTGATTTTCCGACGAGAACGAGAAGAGTCATGGCCCTCGACATTCACGCCCACCGCATCCTGATCCTCGACTTCGGCTCGCAGTACACCCAACTGATCGCCCGCCGCGTGCGTGAGATCGGCGTGTATTGCGAACTGCATCCGTTTGACATGGACGACGAAGCGATTCGCGAATTCAACCCGCGCGGGATCATCCTCGCTGGCGGCCCAGAGTCCGTTCATGAAGCCGGCAGCCCACGAGCGCCGCAAGCGTGTTTCGACCTGAACGTTCCCATTTTCGGCATCTGCTACGGCATGCAGACCATGGCTGAGCAGCTGGGTGGCCGCGTGCAAGGCTCCGAGATGCGCGAGTTCGGTTACGCCCGTGTTGATGTGGTCGGTAAAAGCCGCATCCTGGACGGCATCGAAGACCACATCGACCTTGATGGTGTTCTGGGCCTAGACGTTTGGATGAGCCACGGCGACAAAGTGACTGAAATCCCGGAAGGCTTCCACCTGCTGGCCAGCACCCCAAGCTGCCCAATCGCTGGCATGGCCGACGATAAGCGTGGCTATTACGGCGTGCAGTTCCATCCGGAAGTAACCCACACCAAGCAGGGCGGGCGCATTCTGTCGCGCTTCATCCTCGACATCTGCGGCTGCGAAGCGCTATGGACTCCGTCGCACATCGCTGACGACGCCATTGCCAGCATCCGCGCTCAAGTTGGCACTGACAACGTACTGCTTGGTCTGTCTGGTGGCGTCGATTCTTCGGTGGTCGCGGCGTTGCTGCACAAAGCCATTGGTGACCAGCTGACCTGCGTCTTTGTCGACAACGGCCTGCTGCGCCTGCATGAAGGCGAGCAAGTGATGGCCATGTTCGCTGAGAACATGGGCGTCAAAGTGATTCGCGCCAACGCTGCGGATCAGTTCCTCAACAACCTGGCAGGCGAAAGCGATCCGGAGAAAAAGCGCAAGATCATCGGTCGCACTTTCATCGATGTGTTTGACGCTGAATCCTGCAAGTTGGACAACATCAAGTACCTGGCCCAAGGCACCATTTACCCGGACGTGATCGAGTCGGCTGGCGCTAAAAGTGGCAAGGCCCATGTAATCAAGTCGCACCACAACGTGGGTGGTTTGCCGGACGAGATGAACCTCAAACTGGTCGAGCCACTGCGCGAGTTGTTTAAGGACGAAGTCCGTCGCTTGGGTCTTGAACTGGGTCTGCCGTACGACATGGTTTATCGTCACCCATTCCCAGGCCCAGGCTTGGGTGTGCGGATTCTCGGTGAAGTTAAAAAGGAATACGCCGACCTGCTGCGTCGTGCCGACCACATCTTCATCGAAGAATTGCGCAAGGCCGACTGGTATCACAAAGTCAGCCAAGCGTTCGTGGTGTTCCAGCCAGTGAAATCGGTTGGCGTAGTCGGCGATGCACGTCGCTACGCGTGGGTCGTTGCCTTGCGAGCGGTTGAAACCGTCGACTTCATGACCGCACGTTGGGCGCACCTGCCTTACGAACTGCTGGAAGTAGTCAGTGGCCGGATCATCAATGAAATCGAAGGCATCTCCCGCGTCACCTACGACGTGTCGAGCAAGCCGCCAGCGACCATTGAGTGGGAGTAGGTATTGGTTGTAACTATTTGATTTTTATCTAAATATCTTCAATAGTTACGAGTCTTTCTACGTCATTAATGGCGCTGTCCACGGTGTGCAGCGCAGCATCCTCAGCCAGTGTATCGACACCGTGTTCGGTTGGGCGATGCCGCCGCCACCGATTGATGAGGTCGCTCGGCCTCATCTCACGCTGCATTTTCAACTCGTCAATTTTGACGCTCGCGGCGCTCCCAAGCGATACCTGGCTCACGAGCCTTAATATAATATTCATCCTTGTTAACCTTATTGTCCTTAAGGCTCACGTTGAAGCGCTTTAATTTTATTTGGTGCGCGCTTAATAAGTGCTACCGTGAACCTTAAATTATTTAATGCTAATGGTGGTGAGTCTTATGGACGGCTTTTTCCCCGTCGCTTGCGCTGATAGGCTAAGTAAAATCGGGCTTCTAGTTAAAGCCAAGCGCCTTGCGTTAGGAGTACGCCAATCGGACCTAAAAGTCACACTTGGCGTCTCGGAGCACACGCTCCGCAAGATTGAGGGTGGATCTGAACTCGTGGATCTTCGGTCGTTCATGTTGGTGCTGTGGAAGTTGGGAATCACAGAAACGGTTTTCGCTTCCCTGGAAGGAATCGAAAAAACGTCCGAAATCACCCGCTTTACCTACGAAGGCGAATCCCACCACGCCATAGCAACAAAGCGTGTGCGACTGCCTAAATCCAAGCCCGAGGATTTCTGATGTCGCGTGCTTACATCTACATGGATCATCCCGAAACCGGCGAGCTTCTGACCCTCGGAAGGCTGGCCTTGAGAGGGAGCACCGGTGAGTTTCTCTATGCGCCCGAATTAGTTAAGCGCGGGGGTTGGGTGCCTGACCCCATCAACTATCCATTGCGCGCCGAGCCTTACACCGGAATTACGAAGAACCGTGGCTTTCCCGGCTTCATCAATGACGCGATGCCCGACGGTTGGGGCGAGCGATTGCTCCATCGCGCATATGGAAGAGATCTTGGTCCAATCGATTTTTTGCTCAAGTCGCCGAACAGCGACCGGATTGGGAACTTGATGGCTGGAACCGCGGCGGCACCGGCACCGGGCTTAGGTGGGGGAGCAGTTCCAACTTTGCGCGGATTGGCAAAATTTGTTGAGGCCTGTGAAGCCGTTTACGACGGGCAGCTCGAAGATGAGGCGATAATCACGCTCAACATTCGCCAGCAGCGGTCGGCACTCGGCGGTGCGCGCCCGAAACGAACCCTGCAAGACAACGGAATGTTGATCCTGGCCAAGCCACGAGATCGGTTCGATAACTACGACTATCCATCGATTGAGTATGCGTGCATGACTTTCGCGGCATCGAAGGGATTGAGCGTCGCGAAGACGGCCCTTCACGCCGAGTCCCCAACCACCCTGCTAGTGGAGCGCTTTGACCGAACTCCGATTGCTGAAGGTGCGAAACGTATCCCGATGCTCAGCGCATTGACCTTGCTGAATGCTGATTGGAATGAGCCGTACCATCGTGACTGGTTGTACGCGGGCATGGCCGATGAGATGCGCCGACGTGGTGTTCCTGATGAGGACTTGCATGAGCTGTTCAGGCGCATGTGCTACAACGCACTGGTTGGAAATAGCGACGATCACCCGCGTAACCATGCAGTAATTTTAATCCACGGCCAGTGGCGCCTTTCACCCATGTATGACGTTCTGCCGATTCTGGAGGAAGGTCCAGCTAAGGCGTTAGCCATGGCGGTTGGAAGTGACGGCCCCCAAGTGAGTCGCTCCAACTTACTCAGCCATCACACACACTTTGCGCTTGAGCGTGAGCACGCCGAGCATCTCCTTGATGAGGTAGCAAGCTGGGAAGAAGAGTTGAAGGACTACTACAGCCAATGGCTTAAAGGTGGAGATCTGCAAATGGCACGCGAAGCCACCAGCTCAGAGCGAATGCTCAGGTAAGCAAGAGCTTATGAGTTTGAAAGTGGTTTCCAAGGTTGGGCGCGTGCGGTGTGGTGGCCGATGATCAGACCGCACGAGTAAGCCTCAACCCTTCTTTACAAACTCCGATTTCAGTTTCATCGCGCCGATGCCGTCGATCTTGCAGTCGATATCGTGGTCGCCGTCCACCAAGCGGATGTTCTTGACCTTGGTTCCGACTTTAACCACCAGTGACGAGCCTTTGACCTTGAGGTCTTTGATAACGGTAACGGTGTCGCCGTCTTGCAGGGTATTGCCTACCGAATCCTTGATGACTTTGACGTCGTCAGAGGCATCGGTTGCGCTGTCAGCGGTCCACTCGTTGGCGCATTCCGGACAGACGAATTGGGTGCCGTCTTCGTAGGTGTATTCGGAATTGCATTTGGGGCACGGCGGTAAGCTCACGGCGTTTCTCGCATCTGAAGATAATAGACGCAGGATTATAAGGGTTTTTAAGGGGGTAGGGTGCCGACTCGTGATAAACGCTCAGCAATAAGCAATATCCGATCCACTTGCATGGGATGAGCTTCAAGGTCATCGTCTCGAACCGTAAAGCCATCATTCCGTATTTCACCGATACCTACTTGTTAGGTAAAAACGAGCGTGCTCGTGTGGCACAGGTGGCCGATAATCCCGGCATCTGGATGTTTCACGTCATGTGATCGATCACATGGAAACCGGGCTTATGGCCGCAATTGAGGTGTCCTGATGAGGCAGCCACAGATTATTGATCGCAGTCAGGACCAGTTTTTTATGCGCGAAGCGCTGGCCTTGGCCGCCCAAGGCGGGGCGCTGGGCGAGGTGCCCGTGGGCGCGGTAGTGGTGCAAAACGGCGAGATTATTGGTCGCGGTTTTAACTGCCCCATCAGCGGTCATGATCCTAGCGCACATGCGG
The nucleotide sequence above comes from Pseudomonas sp. AB6. Encoded proteins:
- the leuA gene encoding 2-isopropylmalate synthase; protein product: MTMLNDPSTKYRAFPTIDLPDRTWPSKTITMAPIWCSSDLRDGNQSLIEPMDAVKKLRFWKTLVAVGVKEIEASFPAASQTDFDFVRTLIEGNHIPDDTTIQVLTQGREDLIARTFESLRGAKKAIVHLYNATSPSFRRIVFNQDKAGVKEIAVSAAKLFVKFAAEQPETQWTFEYSPETFSATELEFAKEVCDAVIEVWNPTPQNKVILNLPATVEVATPNIYADQIEWFGRHINRRDSVLISLHTHNDRGTGVAATELGLMAGADRVEGCLFGNGERTGNVDLVTVALNLYTQGINPQLDFSDIDGVRKVVEECNQIPVHPRHPYVGDLVHTAFSGSHQDAIRKGFTQQQPDTLWEVPYLPIDPADIGRSYEAVIRVNSQSGKGGIAYLLEQEYGICLPRRMQIEFSQVVQGETDRLGLEMTAQQIYSLLHREYLQANAPYALLSHRLQEENGTSAVDAEVHCEGETQHWRGKGKGALEALVAGLPVSVEIMDYNEHAIGAGTTAKAAAYIELRVNGDRAVHGVGVDENITTASFRALFSALNRSLCQAEAKAA
- the xseA gene encoding exodeoxyribonuclease VII large subunit, whose product is MIKDPFARLGLDREVLTVSQLNGRARVLLEDVFSNIWVEGEISNLSRPASGHVYFTLKDSGAQVRCALFRQNAVRVRQVLKDGLAVRVRGKVSLFEGRGDYQLILDTVEPAGEGALRLAFDALKEKLNAEGLFSAERKVPLPLHPQRIGIISSPTGAVIRDIISVFRRRAPQVRLTLIPTAVQGREAIAQIVRALKLADAQGFDALILARGGGSLEDLWCFNEEAVARAIDACVTPIVSAVGHETDVSISDFVADVRAPTPSAAAELLAPDSNDLYRRVDSLKRRLVARIQDRLMRDRLRLEDMSRRLRHPGERLRQQAQRLDDLDMRLRRAFEQHAHKRAVRLAHLETRLAAQHPGRTLAFLKQRLDGLSERLPRAMREMLKNRRLQLQSQVQTLHVVSPLATLSRGYSILLDERGHAIRSAEQTHNGQRLTARLGEGELHVRVEDNHLAPVTLSLLD
- a CDS encoding sulfite exporter TauE/SafE family protein produces the protein MPLSDIATLFNQLEFTPLDWLIIEVGVTAAYIVFGIAGFGTALIAGPILINFMSLSRIIPLLVLLDFIAAFGNLLPSRQSVVKSELLRLLPCMAIGCTLGVVFLLNLKANVLLLLMGLFITAYALYSLLVKVRPAQLAAGWAIPMGTVGGLFGALFGSGGFLYAIYLNSRLGSKEQVRATQAALISCSTIVRLSLFLIAGVYAEVSLFLLATCLFPAMVLGSWTGRSLSMKLSRETFVRLIIWLVLASGIALIARYISLSTST
- a CDS encoding sugar ABC transporter ATPase, yielding MNSQSIIVPKISTLAVHEPRARAIVRWLVRKNIIEEAPTTCGRSGNRMAHAIAPGAANVVLHPEALPFSEPINGLEIITHRCIYTPAKGFLEEAGCAECRKEVGEALFESLEDWMPGRTDNFVCPECGHEDDINGFLFLQPCAFSNLGFIFNNWAEAGFQQNFIDEFADWLDSPVAWVRVEL
- the guaB gene encoding IMP dehydrogenase, with the translated sequence MLRISQEALTFDDILLVPGYSEVLPNEVSLKTRLTRGIELNIPLVSAAMDTVTEARLAIAMAQEGGIGIIHKNMTIEQQAAEVRKVKKFEAGVVKDPITIEADATVRDLFELTRLHNISGVPVLHHGDLVGIVTSRDVRFETRLDATVREVMTPKERLVTVREGADKYEVRDLLHKHRLEKVLIVDANFALKGMMTVKDIEKAKAYPLASKDDQGRLRVGAAVGTGKDTGERVAALVLAGVDVVVVDTAHGHSKGVIDRVRWVKENFPEVQVVGGNIATGAAAKALVAAGADAVKVGIGPGSICTTRIVAGVGVPQISAIANVAAALEGTGVPLIADGGIRYSGDLSKAIVAGASCVMMGSMFAGTEEAPGEIELFQGRSYKAYRGMGSLGAMSQAQGSSDRYFQDSSEGAEKLVPEGIEGRVAYKGSLSAIVHQLMGGLRSSMGYTGSADIEEMRTKPEFVRITGAGMAESHVHDVQITKEAPNYRVG
- the guaA gene encoding glutamine-hydrolyzing GMP synthase: MALDIHAHRILILDFGSQYTQLIARRVREIGVYCELHPFDMDDEAIREFNPRGIILAGGPESVHEAGSPRAPQACFDLNVPIFGICYGMQTMAEQLGGRVQGSEMREFGYARVDVVGKSRILDGIEDHIDLDGVLGLDVWMSHGDKVTEIPEGFHLLASTPSCPIAGMADDKRGYYGVQFHPEVTHTKQGGRILSRFILDICGCEALWTPSHIADDAIASIRAQVGTDNVLLGLSGGVDSSVVAALLHKAIGDQLTCVFVDNGLLRLHEGEQVMAMFAENMGVKVIRANAADQFLNNLAGESDPEKKRKIIGRTFIDVFDAESCKLDNIKYLAQGTIYPDVIESAGAKSGKAHVIKSHHNVGGLPDEMNLKLVEPLRELFKDEVRRLGLELGLPYDMVYRHPFPGPGLGVRILGEVKKEYADLLRRADHIFIEELRKADWYHKVSQAFVVFQPVKSVGVVGDARRYAWVVALRAVETVDFMTARWAHLPYELLEVVSGRIINEIEGISRVTYDVSSKPPATIEWE
- a CDS encoding transcriptional regulator → MDGFFPVACADRLSKIGLLVKAKRLALGVRQSDLKVTLGVSEHTLRKIEGGSELVDLRSFMLVLWKLGITETVFASLEGIEKTSEITRFTYEGESHHAIATKRVRLPKSKPEDF
- a CDS encoding type II toxin-antitoxin system HipA family toxin: MSRAYIYMDHPETGELLTLGRLALRGSTGEFLYAPELVKRGGWVPDPINYPLRAEPYTGITKNRGFPGFINDAMPDGWGERLLHRAYGRDLGPIDFLLKSPNSDRIGNLMAGTAAAPAPGLGGGAVPTLRGLAKFVEACEAVYDGQLEDEAIITLNIRQQRSALGGARPKRTLQDNGMLILAKPRDRFDNYDYPSIEYACMTFAASKGLSVAKTALHAESPTTLLVERFDRTPIAEGAKRIPMLSALTLLNADWNEPYHRDWLYAGMADEMRRRGVPDEDLHELFRRMCYNALVGNSDDHPRNHAVILIHGQWRLSPMYDVLPILEEGPAKALAMAVGSDGPQVSRSNLLSHHTHFALEREHAEHLLDEVASWEEELKDYYSQWLKGGDLQMAREATSSERMLR
- a CDS encoding zinc ribbon domain-containing protein YjdM yields the protein MSLPPCPKCNSEYTYEDGTQFVCPECANEWTADSATDASDDVKVIKDSVGNTLQDGDTVTVIKDLKVKGSSLVVKVGTKVKNIRLVDGDHDIDCKIDGIGAMKLKSEFVKKG